AATCAATACGCCTCCCTCTACTCCATCATTGGCACAACCTATGGTGGTGACGGAGTAAACAGCGTAGGGCTCCCAGACTTCAGAGGCAGAACAAACATCCATCCAGGCACAGGCCCTGGACTCAGTCCCAGATTGCGAGGCAATGGGGGTGGCGTAGAAGAAGTGTACCTGAATGAATCTCAGATCCCTTCACACACTCACCAGGCAACCGCCAAAGTCACTGCCTCTGTGGGAGTAGCTGATGATGACGGAAGCACAACAGAGGTCTCTGGTCACATCTTAGCGAATTCTCCTAGCGAAGAATTGTATAGCTCATCTACTCCAGATGCCCAACTCGGCGGAGTCAGCGCTAGTGTCGAGGTCACCAATGGCTCAACTGGAGGCAGTCA
Above is a genomic segment from Rubritalea squalenifaciens DSM 18772 containing:
- a CDS encoding phage tail protein, yielding MEGYIGEIRMFAGNFAPRNWEFCNGQDLPINQYASLYSIIGTTYGGDGVNSVGLPDFRGRTNIHPGTGPGLSPRLRGNGGGVEEVYLNESQIPSHTHQATAKVTASVGVADDDGSTTEVSGHILANSPSEELYSSSTPDAQLGGVSASVEVTNGSTGGSQSHTNMMPYLTCYYIICVSGQYPERP